The following are encoded together in the Xanthobacter autotrophicus Py2 genome:
- a CDS encoding iron-sulfur cluster assembly accessory protein (TIGRFAM: iron-sulfur cluster assembly accessory protein~PFAM: HesB/YadR/YfhF-family protein~KEGG: bov:BOV_0866 HesB/YadR/YfhF family protein): MDLPYGPLPASIRKVDIMETSLAPTAAADLPAPDAEFTVTDAAARRICQILSPEPAGTFLRISVEGGGCSGFSYKYDVTREQGEDDLVIEKEGAKIVVDRISIDYIKGSQLDYKADLMGSAFKISNPMATAKCGCGSSFGV; the protein is encoded by the coding sequence ATGGACTTACCTTATGGGCCATTGCCAGCTTCAATTCGTAAAGTCGATATCATGGAAACATCCCTCGCCCCCACTGCGGCCGCCGACCTCCCGGCTCCCGACGCCGAATTCACCGTGACCGATGCCGCCGCGCGCCGCATCTGCCAGATTCTGTCGCCCGAACCGGCTGGCACCTTCCTGCGCATCAGCGTGGAAGGCGGCGGCTGCTCCGGCTTCTCTTACAAGTACGATGTGACCCGCGAGCAGGGTGAGGACGACCTCGTCATCGAGAAGGAAGGCGCCAAGATCGTCGTCGATCGCATCTCGATCGACTACATCAAGGGCTCCCAGCTCGATTACAAGGCGGACCTGATGGGCTCCGCCTTCAAGATCTCGAACCCCATGGCCACCGCCAAGTGCGGCTGCGGGTCCAGCTTCGGCGTCTGA